ttataattattttatcttcaaggttttttttataatttaaaaatatatttttatttcttaaatacaAAAGTAAAAGAAGGTAGCTATAACTAAACCATTTCCGTTTCTATAAAAACAACCCCTAACAaagaatttcctttttttcaagtgtgTATATTGTGGTGTGTTTCAACCTTAACTTGTTCCCGAGGACAAACTCAACCTGACCTGCTTCGTTCCTTGCCAACCCCGGCTCAGTCGTTCATGACCACAATCACTCATTCGTTTCTTGACTACGGACGAGTTCGAATCGCTTCGAACGCCACGGATCGGTCGGTCGCCTCGAATCACATCGGTTGGGAGTTCAAAAAACAATTGAAGTAAATTGATCGCAATTTGCAAGTGTAAAAAATGTCAGACTAAACGAAGAGAACTTTCCCTATAATTGTCGCGTCTTTGGCTTACTTTTGTCAGAAATTCAGAAAATTAAAACGAagagttaataaaaaaatttcaataaaacgGAAGGGCGCGAAGTctaaaattgtttgaaaaaaatggcTGATGAAAGTTTGCATACTGTGCCGTTGGAGCACAACATTGACTATCATATTGTGACCTTGTTCGAGCGTCTGGAGGCGATGCGTAAAGATAACCATGGTGGGGGTCATGGGGTTAACAATCGTCTGTCCAGCACCCTGCAGGCCCCCAAGCGGAGTATGCAGGCCGAGATTCGCACGCTGGAGTTTTGGAGGTAAGTCTTAAAAAAGACACTGCAAGGATTGTTTGAATTTATCTTTCATAAAATAGAGTGTATAAAATGGAAATCTCTTCATGAAATCTAAGAAAATACTCTGATATATCTAGGAAAAGGATTTCAGAATAAAAGACTTGGATTCTCAGTGCATCAGCACTAAAGACCTTTGTTTTCGCAGCCATTATCTGCACTTGCTTTCAATTTGTTCAACTTTAGACGACAGTTGTTGGATGTCATCATTGAGCTTTGTGTGTGAACTCTAAGTAATTGAAATCAGAGTGTTCTCCTCCAGACCTTATCAAGATAATCGTCAAACTAAATACTggtaaagttttaagtactctTTGACTCCTGTGACTCATACCCTCTCGACCTCTTTTGAGTTggaaatttcaaaataattaacatttcATCACAGGTCGGATGGAGTAATTAAATCTTTGCCAGGATATAATGCTTTTCTAGGATGTCAAGCTCAGAAATTCCAAGTAAAATGCGCGACACTTTTGCCTGCATTCCTTTCCCTTTCCCCCCAGCTGGCTGACCATTAAAAAGTCAAACGTTGTTGGGCCCAACCCATAGTTCCAATTAAAGAGAATCCAGAATGCAAACTGAgaaatttatgattttatgGAAATCCATGGAGTCCCCTGGAGTTCCCTCGCATTCGCGGTagtttgtttgattttttgttaTCGTGGCGGGGGGATGGCCCCTTTTTTTCGAGCTTAATGTGAATCCAAGTTCCCTCACGTCCAGCGGGAATCAACTGGAATCAACGCCACATTGCAGTTTCATCAAACCGCCCCCGATCTCTTTTGGCCCCTCACACTCCCCGGCTTAATTGTCACTGCAACGCTTGAGGGCAACAAGAACTCGCATTGTGTGCAGCTTGATTTGTGCAACAAACAGTAAACATCCACTAAGAAGTAcggggtttttattttattcaaaaaaagaattttattcaaattaaaggAGTTATCTCTAAACCTTAGACTAGATAGTTTAACCTTGTCTTAAAGCTTCTTCCATAGTGACCACTGTACCGTACCATACTTCACATCCTGTCACACTCAAAAGGGTCTGGCAAACCTCAGAGATATACTAATCCTTCTAACCCTTCTCTTACAGATCCATCATCAGCGAGTGCATGGCCTCGTTCCTCTACGTGTTCATCGTTTGCGGTGCCGCCGCGGGTGCCGGCGTGGGTGCCAGTGTGTCCTCCGTGCTCCTGGCCACGGCCCTGGCCTCCGGGTTCGCAGTGGCCACGCTGACACAGTGCTTCCTTCACATCTCGGGTAAGTCATCAGTGGGGACagtaaataacaacaacaatgacaaCTGAACTGAAGCATCAACAGAAACAGGGCGGCAAGTGTTGGCGGAGCCCTTGGAGTTGCGTGGAAAAGTGCCGTTTTCAGAGCCAAAACTCAGTAGACACGAAACccctttattattatttttttgttttttgttttcttggtttttgtttgccaTACTGGCAGTTGTATTTTCGAAAAGGCAATGCACTTTGTGCGGTTCCCCAACTCCAACTCCACCTCCAGGCAACCCCGTCTTATCTCTGGGGCGCACTTGTGGTGCCATCGACTTGGCTCTCCCACCCAGCTCTCCTTTTCCCATACATATACTCTTGTATTTATATATCTGTTCATTTGCGTTGACATCCAAGgcaattaaatgttttcttctTGAGAAGCACAAGGAGCAGGAGTCGTTCCCGCCCAGCAACATGTGTTGTTGATTTGCCTTCCCAGCCGACTCCCCCACTTTCGAGCTTGGCGATTTCTTTGCTTTTTCACAGCCAATTGGTTGGGCATTAAGTCATGATGTTATCTGCCATATTTTGGGGCAAGCATTCCCCTCCCTCAAAGTGTCAAAGTGATATTTAACGGCCACCAAAGATAGTACCGAGTTTGTAaagtaattttatttatttcttatttatagGTGCCCACATTAACCCCGCCATTACTTTGGCCTGCATGGTGGTACGCTCTATATCTCCGATCAGGGCAGCCATGTATATGACCGCCCAATGTGGCGGAGGAATCGCAGGAGCCGCTCTACTCTATGGGTAAGTTAAAGGAAATAAACTTGGATCTATAAGAATAGGGATTATAGAGAGCCTCTTATATCTAAATGCAGAAAGTTAATCGTTTTCTATAATCGAGGAAAGCCATTAGGCCTTTTAATTAATCCAATTAGAAGGATTGCCACAAGTCCTTGGCCCACAATTTTGAGATATGTCTCTAATTAAATGCATTCAAGCATTAAAGAACCAATTTAACGAGAAATTCATTTTGAATTTCGTGTTTGTCACAATGTCTTCATTATGTATATTTAAGTATCTGCTGTGTATCCTGTGAGCCTGACCACACAGCAATGGCTGAATTATGCGAAGGACATATTCTAGCACACTGCATTCTGCATCTGCGTGAGGATTTACCCAAAAAAGCAAACTCAAGAGTTTCAAATTAAATCCAACAGGCTGTTGGAAATACTGTCAGGTCGTAAATCAAAACGGAAAAGGACTCAGGGACATGAAACGCACTTTCGGGGTGATGACTGTACAACAAGGAGGGTCGACAGGAAGCATGAAATGCGTGTGCAGAACCGAAGAAATTGTGGAATTTCTATAAATGGGATGTGCAGGTAACCTAGGCCCAGCACCTGCAGGCCGCAGGTAGCTAGGATACTATCTGCTAGGAGAAAACATCTGCCCCTGTCCCTTGGTGTTTTGCGCAGTGATTTCCATTGTGATGCCTAGATAAAGGACCCCTGCCCAAGGATATAAACGCACACGCAGCCAACGCAGAAAATCTCCTGTCAGTCAGGGTTTTCCTTCAGTGGCAGGACAAGGAACAGGATGAGGGCGATGGAAATATACGTTACTCTCAGTTTACGTATCTGCGCCTGcgcagcattttattttttttgagattGTCGATccagttttttgttgttgttgaactGCTCGTCTTCCAGAGACAGAGTCCAATATTAATGCCTCTCCCCCGATTGTCTGCTCGACATCTGTTTCGACCCTTCTTTTAAGTGCGTTGGCATCTTTACTTTCTACAGATCCATTCGCAGGAGAAAGAGGACGAAGACGAGCCGTCGGGGCAAAGAAACATGTTtcagctgctgccgctgcgATCAAGTtcggggttttttttttggtgcctGATATGGACTTCTTTGGGGTCCAATGAGTTCacgtttttgggtttttggatAAAACATATGTTTGTctaaaagaaaactaaaaaacagaAGTAACAGAAATCTGGGGGTATTTGCTGATTAATTGGTTTAGATTTGGATGGAGTATATTTTATGAGTTATGGGTTATAGGTCTTGGGGTCTAATGGGTCTCTCATATAGCTCTGGGAATGGTGTTTCAACTTCACAGCTCACACtttgtgtattaaaaaaataaattttatatttcctTGTTCCTAAGGATGTACTTTAGTTGGGCTAATACACCCAGGACCTGCCACTCAGCTGCTCATCCTGCTCCTCGCCTTCGCCGTCCCTGTCACATGTCACTTGGCACTTACCCTAATTGCGCCGCATATGCCACATGTGGCACAGAAACAGCAAATACCAACTTGGGCAGATAAAACACAATCTTTCATAAACCAGAGAGAGcgcttaaaaaaaacattgtcgTACGAGGTAGAGGGTTGGGGATACGGTCTTGAGTATCGATATCCGGCTTAGTGATATTTGAATAGTCTTTAGCTCTTCCTCGCATTTCAATGATTTCTTCCCCTACTTTATTATTACTTggttttatgtatattttttttttgtttggtttgaaGAACGTGCGCCGAGCACGTTCCAAAAATGCGAGTAGCCTTTGAAAATGATGAAAGATAAGAATCAGGTAGAGGCCGCCAAAGCCAAAAGACAGCAAAGCAAAGAAACcagaaagcagaaaaaaaaccataattaACATTTCCAGAGGATTGGTCTTTGTCCAGACGCTGACTTCGGAGGCATCGGGGGTTGCGCCTGCGCAGGATAGCCTGGATGCGTGGTGCGGAAACTTGAAATCAAACACGTGTCGCCGTAGTAGCCGGCCGATGCACCGCTCTGGTTGGTCAGTCCCAGCTCCGAGGAGCAGCTGGAAAAAAAGAATGCTCGCCGCACACCTGCTGCCCCAAAACAGAAATTACTGTTGCCTCGAAAAACAGGATTTCCAAAGcgaacaaatttaaattttaaccaGAAACCGAAATGCAGAGAGATCAGGCCTTACACTGAGGTTTCTTTTTATTCTCTAGTAAttggaaattattttcaaatataaagtCTTTCTGGTAATAGCCTATTGACATCGAAATGCACTTCCTGCCGGGAAAATGTGTTGGGAATCGATAATAAATTCGTGTCACAGGGGCAATTCAATTACTGAATCTGAATTCGAATCCGAGCCGAGCACCAAATTCCATTTTGAATAGTTGCCGGCTCGCTTATCGCACTCGGGTTCGAAATGGCATCCTGCCAGTGTTTCCGGTTGCCCTCACATTGCTCCTTCCtacctacatacatacatatctaTGTCCTGCATCGAATGCTGCACAGGTGGTCCAGTTATACAGTTATTTCATCGGCATTCACACTATTCCCGGAGTGGGGGGGATGAGGTCATAAcagtttattaaaattgtgattattttcaaatattaaattgaGAGCTTAGGCGCTTAGTTCTGTCatttatgattaaaataaattatttttaaagcctCTCCTCCATGACAACTTTAGTTCAAAAGCGTGGATGAAAATACATTTAGTGATTTCGTGGCATAATTTGATTTGGGGGTCGCATCGGGATTCAATTCTCCACTCGCGTTATCCTGCTGTCCTCCCGGAATGGCAACCGCAAACCCAGCCCGGGCGCAAAGAGCAAACCAAACCGAGCGTGTTGCACATGCCACACGCCACATCGCAACTAGAAAATGGTGTGTTGGTGTTGGCCCACGCCTGGGCACAAGGATATAAGGATAACGACGATTCTCGGCTAAGTTTACTGTGtgagtttgttttttgttaacaATTTGCGCAGGAAGCTCTGCTGAAAGGTCCTGGTTCCTCGCTCCACATTGCCATTTCCGGCTACTTAGTTGCTTCCTCTGCTCCTCGGTGGCActgtttgtttatttctgcGGTCGACTGGCtatcctcctcctcgtcctgtGAAATTAGCACTTTATAGATTTATGAGCAAACAGAAGCTCTGCCTCAATGGAAAAATACTTTCCGAGGCGATCAAATTTTAATCAACACTCCTGTAGCAGCTGTGTGTTGACAGTGGGCCTCATTATGCCGGGGGGGCTGCTTGGAATTCAGTCACAGATTAGGACTCTTTCCACCTAATGCCAGCTTAGTCGTCCCACAGTTATGACGATTGTGGCACCAGGAGGTTTCACCTCAGCCCTCATCCCAAACTTCGTGCAGCCGGATTTCGGAGCAATTTCCCATTGCCAGGCGCTCTATTTGCTCAAGTACTTTTAAGTGCATTGCGAAAGCATTTATTTCCGGATTTTGGGCGGAAAAGTGAGTGTCTGTGTGGGTAGGGGGGTGTGGTTAACCGATGTGCCAGGTAAAGGCTTGTGGCTCAGctttgtaaatatttactcTACTTCGTTGAATCGAAATCTAGCTCTCTGTGACAACATTCCAGAGTTCTGGGATATCTTAAATATGATTTCTACCTCAATGAAAACTTTTCTGTATATGGATTATACGGAAGATGATTTTAGCAATAAATCTCAGATTTTAGCAATAAACTCATTGGGGCCAGAAGTGCTCCACAACTTTTCCTCGAAGTTTTGACAATCTAAATGATTTTGTGACAGTTCATGTGTGAGGAGATTAATGAGTTTGGAGTTTCAAACGACTGAAGAAGTTGGTTTGGAATCTGTCAGAGACAGAGGTTTCTCTTTTAAAAGTATATGATTAACTTAATCAGTTTTAAATTAGAACATTACTTAACTTTAAATCTTATATTCCTTTACAGAGTTACTGTCCCTGGATATCCAGGCAACCTTCAGGCGGCCATCTCCAATACTGCACCAGTAGGTTCCTGGGAGAGATTTGGTGTGGAATTCATTCTCACCTTCCTGGTCGGGCTCTGCTACTTCGTATCGACGGATCCCATGAAGAGGTTCATGGGCAATTCGGCCGTTTCCATTGGAGCTGCCTACAGCGCCTGTAGCTTTGTTTCGGTAAGTTGACTTTTGTGAAATCCCCATCCCTTGACCGAGGAATTCGGTGCAAAAatctcaaaacaaaaaaaaaccgaaaccgaaactgaaaccaAAGACaacacaaaaccaaaaacgcaCCTGCCGACTCGGATTCTGACTTTTATTCacattttgatgcaaaatcgCGGCATGACAACCGACTGGAGATGAGCTCCCGACGACCAGGTAGAGGTAGAGGACTCGAAAGGAAGGTCATGCGGGGATCAGAGAGGGATAATTAATTTAGCACAGGGTCTGTCTGGTCGGGATGGAGTTGCATTGTTCGCATAACGGACGGTTAGTGGCGGCATTCAAAGGAGTCGCGATGACTTGGCCAGGTTCTGGATGATGGGTTCAGGCAGCGATTAAAGTCAAGTTTATATATCGATTCGGGATTGAATTACGGTGAAGGGTTTCGCGGAAAACTCTTATTGTTAGGATCCTGAAGGAATTAAGttaaataacttaaaaaactttaaagcttaCTTTAGGGAGAACTCCAACAAAATTTCTCGCGTTAATTAAagtatttgtttaaaataaaagaaacccAATGACACgtgaatcataaaactaaaaacttttcacaaacaaaaacttttccaAAAGTTTCTAAAATTAGTGAGACATACTTCTAACTTAACTTTAAACCTGCttatgtttaaaaatagctcGAATTCTTCCTTAATTTTGGCAGGACACTAACCGAATGCTTTCTCTTGCCTCCTTTCAGATGCCCTACTTGAATCCGGCCCGCTCCCTGGGTCCCTCGTTTGTGCTGAACAGATGGGACAACCACTGGGTTTACTGGTTCGGACCCCTGGTGGGCGGCATTGCCTCCGGCCTGGTGTACGAGTACATCTTCAACTCCCGCCGCAGCTTCCGCCCAACCAAGGGCAGCATCGATAACGACTCCAGCTCCATTCACTCCGAGGACGAGCTGAACTATGACATGGAAATCGAGAAGCCCGGCAAGTACCAGCAGTCGCAGGGCACCTATCCCCGGGGGCAGTCCAACAGAGGTGGCGGCGGTGGACAAGTTCAGGCGAACGGCGAGCTTGCAGCTCCCAACATGGGCCAGATACCCGGCGTAGTGCAGGGGCAGGGCAACTACTGCCAGAACCTTTACACGGCGCCTCCACTCTCCTCGAAGTacgagcagcagcaggag
This region of Drosophila bipectinata strain 14024-0381.07 chromosome 2L, DbipHiC1v2, whole genome shotgun sequence genomic DNA includes:
- the bib gene encoding neurogenic protein big brain isoform X1 — protein: MADESLHTVPLEHNIDYHIVTLFERLEAMRKDNHGGGHGVNNRLSSTLQAPKRSMQAEIRTLEFWRSIISECMASFLYVFIVCGAAAGAGVGASVSSVLLATALASGFAVATLTQCFLHISGAHINPAITLACMVVRSISPIRAAMYMTAQCGGGIAGAALLYGVTVPGYPGNLQAAISNTAPVGSWERFGVEFILTFLVGLCYFVSTDPMKRFMGNSAVSIGAAYSACSFVSMPYLNPARSLGPSFVLNRWDNHWVYWFGPLVGGIASGLVYEYIFNSRRSFRPTKGSIDNDSSSIHSEDELNYDMEIEKPGKYQQSQGTYPRGQSNRGGGGGQVQANGELAAPNMGQIPGVVQGQGNYCQNLYTAPPLSSKYEQQQEPLYGGTRSLYCRSPTLTRSNLNRSQSVYAKSNTAINRDIVPRPGPLVPAQSLYPMRTQQQQQQQQQQPQQHQQVASTGQSSHLQNQNVQNQMVQRSESIYGMRGSMRGQQQPLQQPQQMQQQPPPMQQQQMQPPPQMMPDPQQQQQQQQQQQQQQQPQGFQPVYGTRTNPTPMDGNQKFERRDQQQLYGMTGPRNRGQSAQSDDSSYGSYHGSAVTPPARHPSVEPSPPPPPMLMYAPPPQPNAAHPQPIRTQSERKVSAPVVVSQPGACAVTYTTSQGPPVPTQQQQQQQQQQQQQQQQQQQQQQQQQQMMMQQQHYGMLPLRPN